CATGTTACCAATCGAACCTTTCATCAACCTGTCACAGCGTCATGTCGGGAGGCGCCCCGCAAGTGGCCGACGGAAGAGGGAAAGACGATGGCGACCCGCGTGCCGACGCCTTGGACGCCGCTGCCGATTTCGACCCGGGCGTTGTGCAGTTCCGCGATTTCTTTCACAATCGCCAGCCCGAGGCCGCAACCGTCGCCTGGACTGCCCGGCGGCCGGTAAAACCGCTCGCAAACCTTGTCGATTTCGCCGGCCCCGATGCCGGGGCCGGCGTCTTCGACGATCAACATACGGCACGGGTCGGCCTGCACCGCGACGTTGATTTGCCCGCCAGGAAAGCTATAGCGAATCGCATTGTCGAGTAAATTATTCACCAGCTCGCGCAGCAGCGTGGCGTCCGCCGAGACGGCCAGAGGCAACGGCTGCGCATCGAAGCCCAATTCGATGTTGCGTTCGAGCGCCTTCGGCGCCCATTCGAGGCAACACCGGCGGGCCAGCGCCTTCAAGTCGACCGTTTTGAACTCGGCCATGCCGCCCGCGATCGACTCGGAGCGGGCCAGCGTCAACAACTGCTCGTTCAGATGCGCGACGCGATCGGCCGCGTTTTTGATCTGCCCCATCGTCAGCTTCATCGCCTCGAAATCATCCGACAACAAGGCGCGCTCCGCCTGCAGCTTGAGCCCGGCCAGCGGTGTCCGCATCTGATGCGCGGCGTTTTCGACGAACCGGCGCTGGCTCAGCATGGCCGCCCCGAGCTTTTGCAGCAAGGCGTTGATCGTATGCGTCAGCGAGTGGACTTCAAGAGGCGCATCCTTGTCGGGTATCGGATCGAGGTCTTTCGCCGAACGCTGTTCGATCGCGGCGGCAAGCGCCTTTAACGGCTTTAGGCCGCCGCCGATGCCCGTCCAGATATGAAAACCGGCAAAGACCACCAACAAGCATTGCGGGACGATGACGGCGGTCAGGATTTGGACCATCATCCGGCGCCGTTTATTCAGCGTCTCCGCCACGGAAACCCGGACGGCTTCGCGGCTGTCGCGTGGAATCGTGATCAACGAGACGACTCTGACGTTTTTATTTTGCATCCTGCCGTCGCCGAAGTAAGGCGACGCCTGCTCGACCGGCGGCCCTGCCGGCACGGGGAGCGCCGTGTCGCCGGCAATGAAGCCCGATGAGGCCGATTCGACTTTGAAGAAGGTTTTATCGATTGCGTCCCAGCGGAATACCGCCATCGCTTCGGGCGGCAATTCGAAGGTGATTTTATCCTGTTTTCCCTTGACCTGCTGCGCCAACGAGCTCGCGGAATCGAGCAGCCACTGGTCGTAAGCGGTATTGGCAAAATAGAAGGCCACGAAGTAAGACACGGCCGCATCCAGAAGCACCAGCACGAAAAAAGGAAGCGTCAGCCGCGAAAGAATCCGGAAGCGGATACTCTTCGGCTTAGGCCCCATGACCGGCCTCCAGCACGTAACCCAAACCGCGCAGCGTTCTGATATTGATCCCGAACGGGGCGAGGCGCTTGCGCAAGCGGGACACATACACTTCGATCGCATTGTCCGCGAGTTCCTCCCCTTCGACCGCCAGCCTTCCGGCAATCGCATCCTTGCTGACGACGCGCCCGGCCTGCAGCATCAACGCCAGCAGCACGCCATACTCTCTGGCGGGCAGCAACAACGGCCGGCCGTCGGCCGTTACCCGTTGCCCCACCGTATCGAGCGTCAACCGTCCGACCACGGTCTCGTGACCTATCTGGCCCTGGCTCCGCCTGATCAACGCCCTTACCCGGGCCTGCAATTCGCGCAGATCGAAAGGCTTGGCCAAATAATCGTCGGCTCCCGATTCCAGGCCGCCGATCCGGTCGTCGAGCGCGTTTCTCGCGGTCAGAATCAGCACCGGCAGGGGCGATTTACGGGATCTGAGCTGCCTCAAGACGTCCCTGCCGTCGCAATCCGGCAAACCCAGATCGAGTATGACCAAATCGAAAACCTGAGTCAGCAAGGCCGTCATCGCGTAACTGCCCGTCATTGCATGAATCACGGCAAAACCCCAGTCGCTCAAGCTGCGCGACAGGCCGTCCGCCAGAATGGCGTCGTCTTCGACAAGCAGCACATTCATCGCAGAGCGGATGCGGAAAACCTCCGGCGCAGCGCGGTGAAATCAGTGCCAGCCGCCATATTGCTTGGTCGGATCGCCGCGGAAACCGGCGGTCGTTTTGTTGGACTCCGGCACAGTGCCCATACTTTCGGCCGCCACGAGCAGGTTGCCGTGCGTATAACCGCCCAGCGCTTTGGCTTTTTTGGCGATCGCGGTCGAGAGCGGAGTGATGTCGTATTTGGTGACGGTCGGATGGATGACCGCAGTGACCAGTTGTTCGCCGCCGGCCACTGGATAAAAGGTCAACAGAATCGGCAACGCTGTCCCGGCAGGCACCTGCACACGGTAATGTTCGCTGCCTTGCAAAGCCATTTCGGCGATCACCGCGCCTTTTTCGTCGCTGACCTTGACCGTTCCGGACTTGACCGGCCCTTTGTCGTCGGAGACCATCCCTTCCAGCGTCACGGCCTGTTCGTACTTGCGGACCGTTTGCTGCGGAAAGGCACTTTTCGGCGTCTCGTTTCCGCAACCGGCAACCGTAATCAACGCCAGAAGAGACGCCGCCAGGACGCCCCGAGGGAATGAGAATGAGTTCATAGGCATAAAGTTATTTCCGTCGAATTTGATCGAAACACATCGCCCCCATGCTACGGCATTCGCCGCTATACACCAGCCGCCCGGAGTCCCAAAGCCGGCTTTGGAACACACATGAATACCCCGTTCAAAGCAAGCTTTGAACTCCGATGCCGCCAAAGGCCGACTACGCCACTGCCAGCATGTTATCCAGCGCCTTTTTCGCCAGCTCCGACTCTTTCGGAGGCACCGTAATCCGGTTGATCACATGCCCTGCCGCCAGATTGTCCATCACCCAAGCCAGATGCTGCGGATCGGTCCGGAACATCGTCGAACACATGCACAGCATCGGCGACATGAAGTGCACATGCTTGCCCTCCGCCTTGCATTCCTCGTTCAAGCGGTTGACCAGGTTCAGTTCGGTTGCGACCAGCCAGCGGGTATTCGGTTCGGCCTCGCGCACCGTTTTCAGAATGTATTCGGTCGAACCGATGTATTCGGATTTCTGGCAGACTTCGAACGCCGCCTCGGGGTGCGAAATGACTTTGGTTTCGGGATAGCGTTCGAGAAACTGGTCGATATGTTCCGGTTTGAAAGCTTGATGCACCGAGCAGAAGCCTTTCCAGAGAATGATCTTCGCGTTCTTGATCTGCTCGTCGGTCAACCCGCCGCGCGGCTGGGTAAAATCCCATGTGACCATCTGTTCGAGCGGAATGCCCATCCGGTAGCCGGTATTGCGCCCCAGATGCTGATCCGGAAAGAACAGCACCTTGGGTCGCCGTTCGAAACTCCATTCGAGGATTTTCCGCGCATTCGAAGAGGTGCAGACGATACCTTCATGCTCGCCGCAAAAGGCTTTCAGGTCGGCCGCGGAATTGATGTAGGTGACCGGGGTCACTTCGTTTTCGACATCGATCACTTCGGCCAGCTCTTTCCAACACTGCTGTACCTTCAGCAGATTGGCCATATCCGCCATCGAACAGCCGGCCGCGAGGTCGGGCAAAATCGAAATCTGCTCGGGGCGCGACAGGATGTCGGCCACCTCGGCCATGAAATGGACGCCGCAGAATACGATGTACTCGGCATCGGAGGCGGCCGCGTTGCGCGACAGCTTCAGCGAATCGCCGGTAAAATCGGCATGTTTGAAGACTTCATCGCGTTGATAATGGTGGCCCAGAATCACGCAGCGCTTGCCGAGCTTGGCTTTGGCAGAGGCGATGCGCTCGTCGCATTCGGCATCGCTCAGCAGAGCGTAATCTTCTATCGGAAAGGGGGTATTAGACATTTTGCTTAGATCTTCACGGCAGGGTTAAAAGCAGTATTGACGGATGCGCCAACGCCGATCCGTTCTCCAAAGTTGATATCTCTTTATCAAAATTCTTGTTCTAACCCTATTTGGATAATTTTTTAATGATTGACTTGGCTAAATATTCATCGATTTCGCCATGCCGCGGCACCGGTTGCGATTGTTGAGTTTCTTCATTGACATACCAATCATGTTTTCCGCCGTACCGCTTCAATTTACAACCCATTGCTTCAAGGAACCGTATCAAATCCTTTCTTTTCATCAGGCCACGTGCATTTGTTCTACCTTGCGAATATACGGAATTTCATTGCTTTCGAGGTCAGCCAGCAAATCCTTCAGATTCTCCTGCAATTCCTCTTTGGTTTCGCCCTGAGTAATATAGTCCGGATAATCATTGATAAAGCCCAGAAAGAAATCTTTGCTTTTCCAATAGGTATAACTCACCGTTTTCATCACTTTGATACCTCACAGACTTCCCCGACGCGGACAGGGCTGCGGCTTCGAACGGTGGGTTCGGCGCGCGGAAAAAACGCTTAAACCCCAAAATTTTTGCGTGGCGCGCCGAACCCACCCTACATCAAGCCTTCTCTTTGCCCGGCTGTTTGACCAGTTTGATACCCAACTCACGCAATTGTTCCTCCGGAACGACCGCCGGCGCGCTGACCAAGGGACAAGCTGCCGACTGCGTTTTCGGGAATGCGATCACGTCGCGGATCGAGGTCGAGCCGGTCATCAGCATGACCAGACGGTCCAGACCGAACGCCAGACCGCCGTGTGGCGGAGCGCCGTATTTCAAGGCATCGAGCAGGAAGCCGAATTTTTCGCGCGCTTCGTCTTCCTTGATGCCGAGAATTTCGAAGACGGCCCGCTGCATCGCCGGCCGGTTGATACGGATCGAACCCCCGCCGACTTCGGTGCCGTTCAGCACCAGGTCGTAAGCGCGCGACAAGGCCTCGCCGGGATTCGCCTGCAATTCTTCAATGGAACACTTCGGCGCGGTAAACGGATGGTGGATAGCCGTATAGCGTCGGCTCTTTTCGTCCCACGCGAACATCGGAAAATCGACCACCCAGACCGGCTTCCACTCGCCTTCCAAAAGGCCCAGATCGTGGCCGAGCTTCACGCGTAGCGCGCCCATCGCCTCGTTCACAATGGAAGCCTTGTCCGCACCGAAGAAGATCAGGTCGCCGTTTTGCGCGCCGGTCTTCGCGAGCACGTTGTCCCAGACTTCGGCCGGCGCAAACTTCACGATCGGCGATTGCAGGCCTTCGACCCCGACAGCCAGATCGTTGACCTTAATATAAGCGAGCCCCTTCGCGCCGTAGATGCCGACAAACTTGGTCAGATCGTCGATCTCCTTCCGGCTCAGGTCGGCCCCTTTCGGCAGGCGCATCGCGACCACGCGGCCCTGAGGATCGTTCGCCGGCGCGGAAAAGACCTTGAAATCGACATTTTTCATGTCCTCGGCGATATCGACCAATTCCAAAGGAATCCGAAGATCCGGCCGGTCGATACCGTATTTCGAAATCGCTTCCTGATAGGTCATGCGCGGGAAATGCGCGCCCAGGTTCACGCCGATCACTTTCTGGAACAGCTGGCGGATCATCTCTTCCATGATGTGCATGATCTCGTCTTCGTCCATGAACGAGGTCTCGAT
The genomic region above belongs to Methylomicrobium agile and contains:
- a CDS encoding sensor histidine kinase; translated protein: MGPKPKSIRFRILSRLTLPFFVLVLLDAAVSYFVAFYFANTAYDQWLLDSASSLAQQVKGKQDKITFELPPEAMAVFRWDAIDKTFFKVESASSGFIAGDTALPVPAGPPVEQASPYFGDGRMQNKNVRVVSLITIPRDSREAVRVSVAETLNKRRRMMVQILTAVIVPQCLLVVFAGFHIWTGIGGGLKPLKALAAAIEQRSAKDLDPIPDKDAPLEVHSLTHTINALLQKLGAAMLSQRRFVENAAHQMRTPLAGLKLQAERALLSDDFEAMKLTMGQIKNAADRVAHLNEQLLTLARSESIAGGMAEFKTVDLKALARRCCLEWAPKALERNIELGFDAQPLPLAVSADATLLRELVNNLLDNAIRYSFPGGQINVAVQADPCRMLIVEDAGPGIGAGEIDKVCERFYRPPGSPGDGCGLGLAIVKEIAELHNARVEIGSGVQGVGTRVAIVFPSSVGHLRGASRHDAVTG
- a CDS encoding response regulator; protein product: MNVLLVEDDAILADGLSRSLSDWGFAVIHAMTGSYAMTALLTQVFDLVILDLGLPDCDGRDVLRQLRSRKSPLPVLILTARNALDDRIGGLESGADDYLAKPFDLRELQARVRALIRRSQGQIGHETVVGRLTLDTVGQRVTADGRPLLLPAREYGVLLALMLQAGRVVSKDAIAGRLAVEGEELADNAIEVYVSRLRKRLAPFGINIRTLRGLGYVLEAGHGA
- the nadA gene encoding quinolinate synthase NadA, with the translated sequence MSNTPFPIEDYALLSDAECDERIASAKAKLGKRCVILGHHYQRDEVFKHADFTGDSLKLSRNAAASDAEYIVFCGVHFMAEVADILSRPEQISILPDLAAGCSMADMANLLKVQQCWKELAEVIDVENEVTPVTYINSAADLKAFCGEHEGIVCTSSNARKILEWSFERRPKVLFFPDQHLGRNTGYRMGIPLEQMVTWDFTQPRGGLTDEQIKNAKIILWKGFCSVHQAFKPEHIDQFLERYPETKVISHPEAAFEVCQKSEYIGSTEYILKTVREAEPNTRWLVATELNLVNRLNEECKAEGKHVHFMSPMLCMCSTMFRTDPQHLAWVMDNLAAGHVINRITVPPKESELAKKALDNMLAVA
- a CDS encoding type II toxin-antitoxin system HicA family toxin, with product MKRKDLIRFLEAMGCKLKRYGGKHDWYVNEETQQSQPVPRHGEIDEYLAKSIIKKLSK
- a CDS encoding type II toxin-antitoxin system HicB family antitoxin; amino-acid sequence: MKTVSYTYWKSKDFFLGFINDYPDYITQGETKEELQENLKDLLADLESNEIPYIRKVEQMHVA
- the aspS gene encoding aspartate--tRNA ligase, producing the protein MRTHKCGELTKQHTGQTVELCGWVHRRRDHGGVIFIDLRDRTGLVQVVFDPDVHEAFSLAEHVRSEYVLKVKGSVRGRPEGTINPNMGTGEIEVLVSEMVVLNESETPPFPVESEIEVNEELRLRYRYIDLRRFAMQEKMKVRRDVARVLRNFLDDHEFFEIETPYLTKATPEGARDYIVPSRTHENAFFALPQSPQLYKQILMVAGMDRYYQIVRCFRDEDLRADRQPEFTQLDIETSFMDEDEIMHIMEEMIRQLFQKVIGVNLGAHFPRMTYQEAISKYGIDRPDLRIPLELVDIAEDMKNVDFKVFSAPANDPQGRVVAMRLPKGADLSRKEIDDLTKFVGIYGAKGLAYIKVNDLAVGVEGLQSPIVKFAPAEVWDNVLAKTGAQNGDLIFFGADKASIVNEAMGALRVKLGHDLGLLEGEWKPVWVVDFPMFAWDEKSRRYTAIHHPFTAPKCSIEELQANPGEALSRAYDLVLNGTEVGGGSIRINRPAMQRAVFEILGIKEDEAREKFGFLLDALKYGAPPHGGLAFGLDRLVMLMTGSTSIRDVIAFPKTQSAACPLVSAPAVVPEEQLRELGIKLVKQPGKEKA